One Tetrapisispora phaffii CBS 4417 chromosome 3, complete genome DNA segment encodes these proteins:
- the SMD3 gene encoding mRNA splicing protein SMD3 (similar to Saccharomyces cerevisiae SMD3 (YLR147C); ancestral locus Anc_8.358), giving the protein MSNIPIKLLSEAQGHVVSLELSTGETYRGKLVDSEDNMNVQLRDVTHTGVNSEVTRMDDVFIRGSQIRFFALPDMLKHAPLFKTGPQSKPPPPIRGPRRR; this is encoded by the coding sequence ATGAGCAACATACCAATCAAATTGTTGAGCGAAGCTCAAGGCCATGTTGTTTCTTTGGAGCTAAGCACTGGTGAGACATACAGAGGTAAATTAGTAGATAGTGAGGATAATATGAATGTTCAGTTGCGCGATGTAACGCACACTGGAGTGAATAGTGAGGTAACGAGAATGGATGATGTCTTCATTAGAGGATCACAAATTAGATTTTTTGCACTACCAGATATGTTGAAACATGCACCTTTGTTTAAGACGGGACCTCAGTCTAAACCTCCACCACCAATACGTGGACCAAGAAGGAGATaa
- the TPHA0C00600 gene encoding uncharacterized protein (similar to Saccharomyces cerevisiae YLR146W-A; ancestral locus Anc_8.356), producing MSGRNDTKSNGYTNDSKDDRNNTTVFDAESTYLLRNRSENLISQNKERIPKKEDINALIEEAMNLQDEINISFAELSDLNRQVRIDVEEFCKIRNMDVSNISKDDIF from the coding sequence ATGTCTGGCAGAAACGATACCAAAAGCAATGGTTACACAAATGATTCCAAAGACGATAGGAACAACACTACTGTGTTCGATGCTGAATCGACATATTTACTTCGGAATCGCAGTGAGAATTTAATCTCACAGAATAAGGAAAGAATACCTAAGAAGGAGGATATAAATGCTCTCATAGAGGAAGCTATGAACTTACAAGatgaaatcaatatttCGTTTGCTGAGCTCAGCGATCTTAATAGACAAGTACGAATTGATGTAGAAGAGTTTTgtaaaattagaaatatgGATGTATCGAATATCTCAAAggatgatatattttag
- the TRM82 gene encoding Trm82p (similar to Saccharomyces cerevisiae TRM82 (YDR165W); ancestral locus Anc_8.355): protein MSLIHPIQDIVSSEDGSLIFGIIKNEVVVFRVEEGKSQLVGKWVDELDRNEVIREKVEKEQARQIAENITKKRKTNDESAKTIESENKTAKIPTPGLGAPTVYSHLRNVTLSHGEKLLIICADSDKSVIIFDIDNDNKENVLQLKKRQPYPKRPNAIAISDDDKLIVIADKFGDVYTMSVDSDVKKIDGNVEPVLGHVSMLTSIVVVKDSENKKYIITADRDEHIKVTHYPQTYIVKHWLFGHNEFISSLSVPQWNKTNDLLLSAGGDRYLYLWNWGKNELLSKFNYEKLIDKYITDAHLASERFQNEENNLREYCVSKIVSLPSNRLVAFFVEATPLLIILKYSPEDNTLKLFQTMEFAFNIITMNVNNNQLLITLDNHESQNKDFIKILDFNENTDRFSTNESLSNNLDTTIASTLIEDKTSHIGSTGIYPLYTTINLKKHGESYS from the coding sequence ATGTCTCTAATTCATCCTATTCAGGATATTGTTTCTAGTGAAGATggttctttaatttttggtATAATTAAGAATGAAGTGGTTGTTTTTAGAGTTGAGGAAGGTAAGTCACAACTAGTCGGCAAATGGGTCGACGAACTGGACAGAAATGAGGTTATTCGGGAGAAAGTTGAGAAGGAACAAGCCAGACAGATCGCTGAgaatattacaaaaaaacGCAAGACTAATGACGAATCAGctaaaacaattgaatcGGAAAATAAAACTGCTAAAATTCCAACACCAGGTCTAGGTGCTCCAACTGTTTATTCGCATTTGAGAAATGTTACTTTATCACATGGGGAGAAGTTATTGATTATTTGTGCTGATTCTGATAAATCAGTTatcatttttgatattgataacGATAATAAGGAAAATGTTttacaattgaagaaaagaCAGCCATATCCAAAAAGACCAAACGCTATAGCTATTTCGgatgatgataaattaatcGTGATAGCTGACAAGTTTGGTGATGTCTACACTATGAGTGTCGATTCAGACGTAAAAAAAATCGACGGTAACGTTGAACCTGTCTTGGGACACGTATCAATGTTAACAAGTATTGTAGTGGTAAAGGATTcggaaaataaaaaatatatcataaCCGCCGACAGAGATGAACATATTAAGGTAACCCACTATCCTCAAACCTACATTGTTAAGCATTGGTTATTTGGTCacaatgaattcatttcatcattatctgTTCCTCAATGGAATAAAACTAATGATTTGTTATTAAGTGCTGGTGGTGACAGGTATCTATATTTATGGAATTGGGGAAAAAATGAACTACTatcaaaattcaattatgaaaaattaattgacaaatatattactGATGCTCATTTAGCTTCCGAAAGGTttcaaaatgaagaaaataatttgagAGAATATTGTGTTTCTAAAATAGTATCATTACCAAGTAACAGACTTGTTGCCTTCTTTGTAGAAGCCACTCCTTTACTAATTatcttaaaatattctcCAGAAGATAACactttaaaattatttcaaacAATGGAATTTGCCTTCAACATAATTACAATGAATgtcaataataatcaattattgATAACTTTGGATAACCATGAATCTCAAAATAAAGATTTCATCAAGATTCTTGATTTTAATGAGAACACTGATAGGTTCAGTACCAATGAAAGTCTATCTAATAACTTAGACACTACAATTGCATCTACATTAATTGAAGACAAAACTTCGCATATTGGTTCTACTGGCATTTATCCATTATACACAACCATTAACCTAAAGAAGCATGGAGAATCGTATTCATAA